A genomic stretch from Podospora pseudoanserina strain CBS 124.78 chromosome 3, whole genome shotgun sequence includes:
- a CDS encoding hypothetical protein (EggNog:ENOG503NVJ8; COG:S), translating to MSTAIEETIKSPVVEEREELQQTPLSPVADQETVQTPKAPPQQEQRPPSRDSDKDTQDTFEDAVESGETGSVRSLTKRQPSVVTPLVVEEETESDYEEPQSPVAPARQSVLTVDGPADVVEKPESPTPSDHRISRRFSRVSEASAGSLDNVNLDDDSTPTAATQLAKIAASVPAAAAPAVAQEVPVPTSPEPAIAEKPAPAPEKAHTAKTMSFSSISMPWDTRSKSPPAAPPSPNPPSTAAPAPTGRKFNSPFSWLSRSSTKVEAPVPPAPSPRRNTASSVATMTSNPEMMLSKLDEDDETRAIGSRNSLKDRFKALRMREEAGIPGMNGDEEKQGDEDGDADTISIPKPPPSPLPQSPNRNLAPGTVSGVNAGPSAMADTPVDWDLWQAVVYEGPAAVARTSAEELNKAIATGIPSAIRGVIWQVLAQSKNEELEIVYRELVARGTDKEINGTANGSTKDSASSASSVNSEAGSTGGSSPTDKETDSIKSAAAAAERKKKDKEDLAQLQKLEKVIRRDLGARTSYSKYAAAQGLQEGLFGVCKAYALFDEQVGYAQGMNFLIMPLLFNMAEEEAFCLLVRLMNHYQLRDLFVADMPGLHLRLFQFERLLEDLEPALYCHLRRRGITPHLYATQWFLTLFAYRFPLQLVLRIYDLILSEGLSAILRFGIVLMQKNAAALLGITDMSALTTFLKDRLFDFYIDATPSTNSILENGFFGSSSSSLDKEVYRADQLVRDACEVKITPEVLQAYKVEWEEKTRAEKEREQELEGLRSANASYASRVRRLEERIEAHDREQAELATDLVKTKVENEELKDENESLRGQVKELRIVIEKQPEELEQAWELERGDLMKRNEKVHEENERLEKELKDLEEELVATKVQYAEVNSQHETLKQKWKELKKQFDN from the exons ATGTCGACAGCCATCGAGGAGACGATCAAGTCTCCTgtcgtggaggagagggaggagctgcaACAAACGCCGCTTTCTCCCGTAGCGGATCAAGAAACGGTCCAAACCCCaaaagcaccaccacagcaggagcagaggccgccatcaaggGACTCGGACAAGGACACG CAGGACACCTTTGAAGATGCCGTCGAGTCGGGCGAGACAGGTTCGGTCCGGTCGTTGACCAAGCGACAACCGTCCGTGGTCACGCCCCTcgtcgtggaggaggaaacTGAGTCCGACTACGAGGAGCCTCAGTCCCCAGTTGCTCCCGCTCGGCAATCTGTGCTCACTGTCGATGGGCCCGCCGATGTGGTCGAAAAGCCGGAATCCCCTACGCCGAGCGACCACAGAATATCGCGCCGTTTCTCCCGTGTCTCTGAAGCTTCTGCCGGCTCTCTCGACAACGTGAACCTAGACGACGATTCAACTCCAACGGCCGCCACCCAACTAGCCAAAATTGCCGCTTCCGTCCCCGCTGCTGCGGCACCAGCGGTAGCTCAGGAGGTTCCCGTCCCGACCAGCCCCGAACCTGCCATCGCAGAGAAGCCCGCCCCTGCCCCGGAAAAGGCTCACACTGCCAAAACTATGTCTTTTAGCAGCATCAGCATGCCCTGGGATACTCGGTCAAAGAGTCCCCCGGCtgcgccgccctcgccaaatcCTCCTTCGACTGCTGCTCCCGCGCCGACTGGTCGGAAGTTCAACAGCCCCTTTTCATGGCTTTCGAGAAGCTCGACCAAGGTTGAGGCACCTGTGCCACCAGCACCTTCCCCGAGGAGGAATACGGCTAGCTCGGTCGCCACCATGACGAGCAATCCGGAAATGATGCTGAGCAAgctggacgaggatgacgagacAAGGGCGATCGGGTCGAGGAACAGCTTGAAGGATCGGTTCAAGGCGCTGCGGATGAGGGAAGAGGCTGGGATTCCTGGTATGAATggggacgaggagaagcaAGGTGATGAGGACGGCGATGCTGATACTATTTCGATCCCgaaaccaccgccctcgccgctgCCGCAAAGCCCGAACCGGAATCTGGCTCCGGGCACTGTCTCGGGTGTCAATGCCGGGCCTTCTGCCATGGCCGACACGCCGGTTGATTGGGATCTTTGGCAGGCCGTTGTCTATGAGGGTCCTGCGGCGGTGGCCCGGACGAGTGCCGAGGAGCTGAATAAGGCGATTGCTACCGGCATTCCGAGCGCCATCCGCGGTGTTATTTGGCAGGTGCTGGCTCAGAGCAAGAACGAAGAGCTCGAGATAGTATATCGGGAACTTGTTGCTAGGGGCACTGACAAGGAGATTAATGGCACCGCCAACGGGAGCACCAAGGACTCGGCCTCGTCTGCCTCGTCGGTCAACTCCGAGGCTGGCTCTACCGGTGGTTCTTCGCCTACCGATAAGGAGACTGACTCTATCaaatccgccgccgctgctgccgagcgcaagaagaaggataagGAAGATCTTGCTCAGCTTCAGAAGCTGGAAAAGGTCATCAGGAGGGATCTGGGTGCTCGAACAAGCTACTCCAAGTACGCTGCCGCCCAAGGGCTCCAGGAAGGCCTGTTTGGCGTGTGCAAGGCGTATGCGCTGTTTGACGAGCAGGTTGGGTACGCGCAGGGCATGAACTTTTTGATCATGCCGCTGCTCTTCAAcatggccgaggaggaggccttTTGCCTGTTGGTCAGGCTGATGAATCACTACCAGCTGCGGGATCTGTTTGTGGCGGACATGCCGGGGCTGCACCTGAGGCTGTTCCAGTTTGAGAGGCTGCTGGAGGATCTGGAGCCGGCGCTGTACTGCCActtgcggaggagggggatcaCGCCGCACTTGTATGCCACGCAGTGGTTCTTGACGCTGTTTGCGTACCGCTTCCCGCTGcagctggtgttgaggatTTATGACTTGATCCTCTCGGAGGGGCTGAGCGCGATCTTGAGGTTTGGCATTGTGCTCATGCAAAAGAACGCGGCGGCACTGCTGGGAATCACGGACATGAGCGCCCTGACGACGTTTTTGAAGGACAGGCTGTTTGATTTTTATATTGATGCCACCCCGTCGACGAATTCGATTTTGGAGAATGGGTTCTttgggagcagcagcagcagtctgGACAAGGAGGTTTACCGGGCGGATCAGCTGGTCAGGGATGCGTGCGAGGTGAAGATTACGCCCGAGGTGCTGCAGGCTTACAAGgtggagtgggaggagaagacgagggcggagaaggagagggagcaggagctggaggggttgaggtcgGCGAATGCGAGTTATGCGAGCAGGGTGAggcggttggaggagaggatcgAGGCTCATGATCGGGAGCAGGCGGAGCTGGCGACGGATTTGGTCAAGACCAAGGTGGAGAATgaggagttgaaggatgAGAATGAAAGCTTGAGGGGGCAGGTGAAGGAGTTGAGGATTGTGATTGAGAAGCAgcccgaggagctggagcaggcGTGGGAGTTGGAACGGGGGGatttgatgaagaggaaTGAGAAGGTGCACGAGGAGaatgagaggttggagaaggagttgaaggacttggaggaggagctggtggctACCAAGGTGCAGTATGCTGAG GTCAATTCTCAACATGAGACACTCAAGCAAAAGTGgaaggagttgaagaagcagTTTGATAACTAA
- a CDS encoding hypothetical protein (EggNog:ENOG503P1EF): protein MAESTGSPELNGCLVALEGPARLVATQLRLLPTSPHILILPALQHYLGNINKDDYPDATQLIHRVHVAAQKRHAEAQEFLQQSTPEEGRIVFTHGGTVGAHALCLSAISKQQTSGNVEEADLVFCQLASKGAAHLAREASRRCAKNHGPSVAALEKVKVVAASPRSAGLVPRPLRLRNATPSLPKETVLVQQTERHSPFEDPVIRAMRAADLLDRETAFLQPAGGINEVDMTVRIVEIRKRKVVRRSMSLSVVDSVAGSVVLGGSKGSSSSAASSEGRDNKNGLITLPCSSSCGKTLASGTRRTPLRIEIPSPLIRWTGIREEPPLPLAEGDQSDPSFSSRGCRVENERPRSADDKLAFENNLTSLGRHLGVDRDDDNMGGYHRLGLFEQWGRGHNANLTTEPPPSDHESTAAAAATETDKTFEPVLPLREDLVIHLSTPQSDESLDLVFQGFQRGDYTDRMPVRTTAAFDSGVLEKGYDNTRRMLESLSPGAFAEAAGDGRKQSWVNGGLVHGLPTPGHSPTPSEARPVSALEGGQQFWSLPVGEETSVVTQNSLRSILTSQCAQTRTGRRQPRSLGDGSVTDSIWDELSVVSRYVRKGKVDMMLGVGGEVGVSKARLDEVVQLLEKLGCKDGVSRTGRVSLRDLIGAAMQAYTAQPLSKQTQANPFSDRAVLAALIIPYIERYLCSRPQVRFLLIEYPSEHLETILAVQKLMGNEIMRIAGVINGDASALNRPFSPPPSIEVYKSSTAPMSQEDFGSILEALLGSPSFTQADYILPSVASEADTATFLASVQKQLVSVSDFYTPPKTPISEVARPREGTGTRKQVYPALIIKAARTQTTEEYQQQGEKVRHHSIASSGLDTPPASPAESFCPSGLRPPVFRDSAALSRGAMSPRDMTPGSRIVTPTPRNMTPISRNVTPVTMQSPHPLTAQKQMERGGGWGRPRGQAVHLGGQGSTGRPYGFSTGTASSQSLSHNGGNNNRLRQVATLSHLPVTSSYDEEDYGELDEEERRLMPMYGRRRGSGGGGDGKKALKWLGLA from the exons atggCAGAATCGACAGGCTCGCCAGAGCTAAACGGCTGTCTGGTGGCATTGGAAGGTCCAGCAAGACTGGTAGCGACCCAGCTGCGCCTCCtgcccacctcacctcacatcctcatcctccccgccctccaaCACTACCtcggcaacatcaacaaagacGACTACCCTGACGCCACCCAGCTCATCCACAGGGTCCATGTCGCCGCCCAAAAACGACATGCCGAAGCCCAAGAGTTCCTGCAGCAATCCACACCCGAGGAAGGGCGCATCGTGTTCACACACGGGGGCACAGTCGGAGCTCACGCGCTATGTCTCTCGGCGATCAGCAAGCAACAAACCAGCGGCAACGTCGAGGAGGCAGATCTGGTGTTCTGCCAACTGGCTAGCAAAGGTGCTGCTCACCTTGCTAGGGAAGCCTCACGCCGTTGCGCCAAGAACCACGGTCCTTCGGTAGCGGCCTTGGAGAAAGtcaaggttgttgctgctaGCCCGAGATCTGCCGGTCTAGTGCCGCGACCGTTGCGTCTCAGGAATGCCACGCCATCGTTGCCAAAGGAGACTGTGCTTGTCCAGCAGACAGAACGCCACAGCCCGTTTGAGGACCCTGTGATcagggcgatgagggcggCGGATTTGCTGGATAGGGAAACGGCTTTTTTGCAGCCGGCGGGTGGTATCAATGAGGTTGATATGACGGTCAGGATTGTGGAgatcaggaagaggaaggttgtgaggaggagcatgagCTTGTCGGTGGTGGACTCTGTCGCGGGGAGTGTAGTGCTGGGGGGATCTAAggggtcgtcgtcgtcagcgGCTTCGAGTGAGGGGCGCGATAACAAGAACGGGCTTATTACGTTGCCTTGCTCATCTTCTTGCGGAAAGACATTGGCATCAGGCACCCGACGAACGCCTCTGAGGATTGAGATTCCGTCGCCTCTTATTAGGTGGACTGGAATCAGGGAGGAGCCGCCGCTCCCCCTTGCTGAGGGGGACCAATCCGACCCGTCGTTTTCTTCTCGAGGGTGTCGTGTTGAAAATGAGAGGCCACGGTCGGCAGATGACAAGCTGGCGTTTGAAAATAACTTGACGAGCCTTGGGAGGCATTTGGGGGTGGACCGCGATGATGACAACATGGGAGGTTACCACCGCTTGGGCTTGTTTGAGCAGTGGGGCCGAGGTCACAACGCCAATCTCACCACCGAGCCACCACCGTCCGATCACGAgagcaccgccgccgccgccgcgaccGAGACCGACAAAACATTTGAACCGGTGCTGCCGCtgagggaggatttggtAATCCATCTTTCTACACCCCAATCGGACGAATCGCTGGATTTGGTATTTCAGGGCTTTCAGAGAGGCGATTATACGGATAGGATGCCGGTTCggaccaccgccgcctttgACTCGGGGGTTTTGGAGAAGGGGTATGATAAtacgaggaggatgctggAGAGTTTGAGCCCGGGGGCTTttgcggaggcggcgggtgatgggaggaagcAGAGTTGGGTTAATGGTGGGTTGGTTCATGGGTTGCCAACGCCGGGGCATTCGCCGACGCCTTCGGAGGCGAGGCCGGTGAGTGCGCTTGAGGGGGGTCAGCAGTTTTGGAGTTTGccggttggggaggagacgtCGGTTGTGACGCAGAATTCGCTGAGGTCGATTCTTACTTCACAGTGCGCGCAGACGCGGAcggggcggcggcagccgAGGTCGTTGGGGGATGGGTCGGTGACGGATAGCATTTGGGACGAGCTTTCTGTGGTGAGCCGGTATGTGAGGAAGGGCAAGGTTGACATGATGTTGGGAGTgggtggcgaggttgggGTGAGCAAGGCTCGACTTGATGAGGTGGTTCAACTACTTGAGAAGCTCGGTTGCAAAGATGGTGTTTCTAGGACTGGGCGCGTGAGCCTGAG AGACCTCATCGGCGCCGCAATGCAAGCCTACACCGCCCAACCACTCTCCAAGCAAACCCAAGCAAACCCCTTTTCAGACCGAGCAGTCCTCGCGGCCTTGATAATCCCCTACATCGAACGCTACCTCTGCTCCCGCCCTCAAGTCCGGTTCCTCCTCATCGAATACCCCTCCGAACACCTCGAAACTATCCTCGCAGTCCAAAAACTCATGGGGAACGAAATCATGAGAATAGCCGGCGTCATCAACGGGGACGCCTCGGCGCTCAACCGACCCTTCTCCCCACCGCCCAGCATTGAAGTCTACAAATCCTCCACTGCGCCCATGTCACAAGAGGACTTTGGGAGCATACTCGAAGCACTGCTCGGCTCCCCATCATTCACCCAGGCGGATTACATCCTCCCTTCTGTAGCCAGCGAGGCGGACACGGCCACGTTTCTTGCGTCGGTGCAGAAGCAGctggtgtcggtgtcggaTTTTTACACGCCACCCAAAACGCCGATCAGCGAGGTTGCGAGACCGAGGGAAGGGACGGGGACAAGGAAGCAGGTTTATCCGGCGTTGATCATCAAGGCGGCAAGGACGCAGACGACGGAGGAGTATCAGCAGCAGGGGGAAAAGGTGAGGCATCATTCTATTGCCAGCTCGGGGTTGGACACGCCGCCTGCGTCGCCGGCGGAATCGTTTTGTCCTAGTGGGTTGCGGCCGCCGGTTTTTAGGGATTCGGCGGCGCTGTCGCGGGGGGCGATGTCGCCGAGGGATATGACGCCCGGGTCGAGAATTGTGACTCCCACGCCGAGGAACATGACGCCGATCTCGAGAAATGTGACGCCTGTGACGATGCAGAGCCCGCATCCGTTGACGGCGCAGAAGCAGATGgagcggggtggtgggtgggggaggccgagggggcAGGCGGTTCATCTTGGGGGGCAAGGCTCAACAGGTAGGCCGTATGGGTTTTCTACGGGGACGGCGTCTTCCCAGAGTTTGAGCCATAATGGTGGGAATAACAACCGGTTGAGACAGGTGGCTACGCTGAGTCACCTGCCAGTTACGTCGTCgtatgatgaggaggattaCGGGgagttggatgaggaggagaggaggttgatgccTATGTatgggaggcggagggggagtggtggtgggggggatgggaagaaggcgCTGAagtggttggggttggcttga